In one Flavobacteriales bacterium genomic region, the following are encoded:
- the holA gene encoding DNA polymerase III subunit delta has product MSSVDEYKKLMLDVRAGKFRPVYVLHGEEAFFIDRVAEEIERLALQDHERDFNQSILYARDVDPDQVKDTCLRYPMMAERQLVVVRELQAWRIDQVEKLEPYLAKPTPTTVLVLCYKHKKIDGRKGILKAAQKGGGAVLTSDKVRDDKVPEVLVSFAKNHKRRLGANEAQLLASHLGSDLAKAVKEVEKLCLVTEEGGAITSEVIQRFVGISKEYNVFELQNAIGTRNTAKALRIAQHFASDPKDYPLVVTLGILNGYFSKLAVVHASQGGTQQELAAALKVNPYFVKDYVAQARNYPLPKLAEIQRHLRQCDLRSKGVGGDGADQGELLRELLAKVMS; this is encoded by the coding sequence ATGAGCAGCGTGGATGAATACAAGAAGCTGATGCTCGACGTGCGCGCCGGGAAGTTCCGTCCGGTGTACGTGCTGCACGGCGAGGAGGCCTTCTTCATCGACCGCGTGGCGGAGGAGATCGAACGGCTGGCGCTGCAGGACCACGAGCGGGACTTCAACCAGAGCATCCTCTACGCCCGCGACGTGGACCCCGACCAGGTGAAGGACACCTGCCTGCGCTACCCCATGATGGCCGAGCGCCAGCTGGTGGTGGTGCGCGAGCTCCAGGCCTGGCGCATCGACCAGGTGGAGAAGCTGGAGCCCTACCTGGCCAAGCCCACGCCCACCACGGTGCTCGTGCTCTGCTACAAGCACAAGAAGATCGACGGGCGCAAGGGCATCCTGAAGGCGGCGCAGAAAGGCGGCGGAGCGGTGCTCACCAGCGACAAGGTGCGCGATGACAAGGTCCCCGAGGTGCTCGTGAGCTTCGCCAAGAACCACAAGCGCCGCCTGGGCGCGAACGAGGCGCAGCTGCTGGCCAGCCACCTGGGCAGCGACCTGGCCAAGGCCGTGAAGGAAGTGGAGAAGCTCTGCCTGGTGACCGAGGAGGGCGGCGCCATCACCAGCGAGGTCATCCAGCGCTTCGTGGGCATCAGCAAGGAGTACAACGTCTTCGAGCTGCAGAATGCCATCGGTACGCGGAACACGGCGAAGGCCCTGCGCATCGCCCAGCACTTCGCATCGGACCCGAAGGATTATCCGCTGGTGGTCACGCTCGGCATCCTCAACGGCTACTTCAGCAAGCTGGCGGTGGTGCATGCCTCACAGGGCGGCACCCAGCAGGAGCTGGCCGCCGCGCTGAAGGTGAACCCCTACTTCGTGAAGGACTACGTGGCACAGGCGCGCAACTACCCGCTGCCCAAGCTCGCCGAGATCCAGCGGCACCTGCGCCAGTGCGACCTGCGCAGCAAGGGCGTGGGCGGCGACGGCGCCGACCAGGGCGAGCTGCTGCGCGAGCTGCTCGCCAAGGTGATGAGCTGA
- a CDS encoding AMP nucleosidase produces MRTKQEIVGNWLPRYTGLELVDFKPHILLTNFDNYLDLFCQLTGAVVPVKDKAMKVAVSEDMVMINFGMGSPNAATLMDLLSAIDPKAVLFLGKCGGLKKKNQLGDLILPIAAIRGEGTSNDYFPPEVPALPSFMIHRAVSHVIRDMELDYWSGTVYTTNRRVWEHDEAFKEHLRALRCMAIDMETATLFMTGFANSIPTGALLLVSDQPMVPWGVKTSASDAKVTGSFVETHVRVGVESLREIINKGASVKHLRFE; encoded by the coding sequence GTGCGTACCAAGCAAGAGATCGTCGGCAACTGGCTGCCCCGCTACACCGGACTGGAGCTGGTCGACTTCAAGCCCCACATCCTGCTCACCAACTTCGACAACTACCTCGACCTCTTCTGCCAGCTCACCGGGGCCGTGGTCCCGGTGAAGGACAAGGCCATGAAGGTGGCCGTGTCGGAGGACATGGTGATGATCAACTTCGGCATGGGCAGCCCCAATGCGGCCACGCTCATGGACCTGCTGAGCGCAATCGACCCGAAGGCGGTGCTCTTCCTGGGCAAGTGCGGCGGTCTGAAGAAGAAGAACCAGCTGGGCGACCTCATCCTGCCCATCGCGGCCATCCGGGGCGAGGGCACCAGCAACGACTACTTCCCCCCGGAGGTGCCGGCGCTGCCCAGCTTCATGATCCATCGCGCGGTGAGCCACGTGATCCGCGACATGGAGCTGGACTACTGGAGCGGGACGGTGTACACCACCAACCGGCGCGTGTGGGAGCACGACGAGGCCTTCAAGGAGCACCTGCGCGCACTGCGCTGCATGGCGATCGACATGGAGACGGCCACCCTCTTCATGACCGGCTTCGCCAACAGCATCCCCACCGGAGCGCTGCTGCTGGTGAGCGACCAGCCCATGGTGCCTTGGGGCGTGAAGACCAGCGCAAGCGACGCCAAGGTGACCGGCTCCTTCGTGGAGACCCATGTGCGCGTGGGCGTGGAGAGCCTGCGCGAGATCATCAACAAGGGGGCATCCGTGAAGCACCTGCGCTTCGAATGA
- a CDS encoding type I restriction enzyme HsdR N-terminal domain-containing protein has product MGDTGLPALALPDHGVKTRHVAEGWQAFDPIRRRWVALLPEEWVRQHFINFLLRDKGCPASLVSVERPLVLNELAKRADILVHAADGRPVALVECKAPGVRITQAVFEQAARYNQVLQVPWLIVTNGLRHYCCRIDRSKGGVEFVVDIPDHAGLCAS; this is encoded by the coding sequence ATGGGCGATACGGGACTGCCGGCATTGGCACTGCCCGACCACGGGGTCAAAACTAGGCATGTCGCCGAAGGGTGGCAGGCCTTCGACCCCATCCGTCGGCGATGGGTGGCCCTGCTGCCCGAGGAATGGGTGCGCCAGCACTTCATCAACTTCCTGCTGCGCGACAAGGGCTGCCCGGCCTCGCTGGTGAGCGTGGAGCGGCCGCTGGTGCTCAATGAGCTGGCCAAGCGCGCCGATATCCTGGTGCATGCCGCCGATGGCCGGCCGGTGGCGCTGGTGGAGTGCAAGGCCCCCGGCGTGCGCATCACCCAGGCCGTCTTCGAGCAGGCCGCGCGCTACAACCAGGTGCTGCAGGTGCCCTGGCTCATCGTCACCAACGGGCTGCGGCACTACTGCTGCCGCATCGACCGTTCCAAGGGTGGCGTGGAATTCGTCGTGGATATCCCCGACCATGCCGGGCTTTGCGCCTCCTGA
- a CDS encoding S8 family serine peptidase: protein MPPRYVLLIALASASIATAQQRVKMDLVLEHRLSQADEAGAMMDLFIHGSPGAVEAAVRAHGGSVKMSTGRITSARVPAANVRALSASPSIERFEWSADPGRLLSDSMRVKARVNQVHAGLAPLPQGYDGTGVVMGFIDDGLGIDHPDFQRPDGTTRVLHYWDQGYAGAGAPPEFGYGSEWSKAQIDAGQLLSNFSGSVHGSTVASNGAGDGSANGRHKGVAPGADLIVVKYSTAGGGEFRARVADAVKYIFDRADATGMPAVVNASLGTYSGSHDGRDAAAQLIDSLIAARRGRFLVCAGGNAGSQFPFHLRHTADADTGFTWFTTNANGAPYNLFPYPNLFFEAWADIADFQGARYAIGADRVVPSLQFRGRTAFHDLAENLGQVITEPLVSQSGSTLGIVEFLALPRGEQVQLQVRIASPDSAGYLWRFMTTGSGRCDIWSLTTVTATSNVIGPVLAAPLGLPFPTPAEYPAMAHYVRPDSLYHIVDSWACSPRTLTTANYWNQNEYQPCAGDYINAPILPYTISSNSSLGPTRDDRYKPDISAPGDVTLAAAPMAIINDWSVTNADKMDEFCMHVRNGGTSMASPVVAGVAALYLQKCPNADWQQIREAILGTAWGDALTGPLPNVTFGHGRVHAFNALIGSNLPPVTITATANEMCSNASVQVSAPAGYEAYLWSNGSTDNPTSYTGNGPLTVTATASPGCAQSNALAFTVLPAPPTPVITADGSLLTSSAGPGYQWYLNGAPLGGAVGATWWATQPGDYTVEHVAANGCSAMSAPVTIVTVGMEDRAASGGFAAWPSPTTGAITVQVPGSPGGAATVELYDADGRLRVREGFTGTAQMLVEATSLPAGAYTLVVTRGDARWTSRIVRLP, encoded by the coding sequence ATGCCGCCCCGTTACGTCCTGCTCATCGCCCTGGCCTCCGCCTCCATCGCCACTGCCCAGCAGCGGGTGAAGATGGACCTTGTCCTCGAACACCGCCTGAGTCAGGCCGACGAGGCCGGCGCCATGATGGACCTCTTCATCCACGGGAGCCCGGGCGCCGTGGAGGCCGCCGTGCGCGCGCACGGCGGATCGGTGAAGATGAGCACGGGCCGCATCACCAGCGCCCGCGTTCCGGCGGCCAACGTGCGCGCCCTGTCCGCCAGCCCTTCCATTGAGCGGTTCGAATGGAGCGCCGACCCGGGCCGACTGCTCAGCGACAGCATGCGGGTGAAAGCGCGCGTGAATCAGGTGCATGCCGGCCTGGCGCCGCTTCCCCAGGGCTATGACGGCACGGGGGTGGTGATGGGCTTCATCGACGACGGCCTGGGCATCGACCACCCCGATTTCCAGCGGCCTGACGGCACCACGCGCGTGCTGCATTACTGGGACCAGGGCTATGCCGGTGCCGGAGCGCCGCCGGAATTCGGCTATGGCAGCGAATGGAGCAAGGCGCAGATCGATGCCGGGCAGCTCCTCAGCAACTTCAGCGGCTCGGTGCACGGGAGCACCGTGGCCAGCAACGGCGCAGGCGATGGCAGCGCCAACGGCCGCCATAAGGGCGTGGCGCCGGGCGCCGACCTGATCGTCGTGAAATACAGCACCGCGGGCGGCGGCGAATTCCGCGCACGCGTGGCCGATGCGGTGAAGTACATCTTCGACCGTGCCGACGCCACGGGCATGCCCGCGGTGGTGAATGCCAGCCTCGGCACCTACAGCGGCTCGCACGACGGCCGGGATGCCGCGGCTCAGCTCATCGACAGCCTCATCGCAGCGCGGCGCGGCCGATTCCTGGTGTGCGCTGGCGGCAACGCGGGGAGCCAGTTCCCCTTCCACCTGCGGCACACGGCGGATGCCGACACCGGCTTCACCTGGTTCACCACCAACGCGAACGGCGCCCCCTACAACCTCTTCCCCTACCCCAACCTGTTCTTCGAGGCCTGGGCCGACATCGCCGACTTCCAGGGCGCGCGGTACGCCATCGGTGCCGACCGCGTGGTCCCGAGCCTGCAGTTCCGGGGGCGCACCGCCTTCCACGACCTGGCGGAGAACCTGGGGCAGGTGATCACCGAGCCGCTGGTGAGCCAGAGCGGAAGCACGCTCGGGATCGTGGAGTTCCTCGCCCTGCCGCGCGGCGAACAAGTGCAGCTGCAGGTGCGCATCGCCTCGCCCGATTCCGCCGGCTACCTGTGGCGCTTCATGACCACCGGCAGCGGCCGCTGCGACATCTGGTCCCTCACCACGGTGACCGCCACGAGCAACGTCATCGGCCCCGTACTCGCAGCGCCGCTCGGCCTCCCCTTCCCAACGCCTGCGGAGTATCCTGCCATGGCGCACTACGTGAGGCCGGACAGCCTCTATCACATCGTGGACAGCTGGGCCTGCTCGCCCCGCACCCTCACCACCGCCAATTACTGGAACCAGAACGAGTACCAGCCTTGCGCGGGCGACTACATCAATGCGCCCATCCTGCCCTACACCATCAGCAGCAACAGCAGCCTGGGGCCCACGCGCGACGACCGGTACAAGCCGGACATCAGCGCGCCGGGCGATGTGACCCTGGCGGCCGCGCCCATGGCCATCATCAACGATTGGTCCGTGACCAATGCCGACAAGATGGATGAGTTCTGCATGCATGTGCGCAACGGCGGCACCAGCATGGCCTCGCCCGTGGTGGCCGGCGTGGCGGCGCTCTACCTGCAGAAATGCCCCAATGCCGATTGGCAGCAGATCCGCGAAGCCATCCTCGGAACCGCGTGGGGCGATGCGCTCACCGGCCCGCTGCCCAACGTCACCTTCGGGCACGGACGCGTGCATGCCTTCAACGCACTCATCGGATCCAACCTTCCGCCGGTGACGATCACCGCCACCGCGAATGAGATGTGCTCGAACGCCAGCGTGCAGGTGAGCGCTCCCGCCGGCTATGAGGCCTACCTCTGGAGCAACGGTTCCACCGACAATCCCACCAGCTACACCGGCAACGGGCCCCTCACCGTCACGGCCACGGCATCTCCGGGCTGCGCGCAGAGCAATGCCCTCGCCTTCACCGTGCTGCCGGCGCCGCCAACCCCGGTGATCACGGCGGATGGCTCGCTGCTCACCAGCAGCGCCGGGCCCGGTTACCAATGGTACCTCAACGGCGCTCCGCTCGGCGGGGCCGTGGGCGCCACCTGGTGGGCCACCCAGCCCGGCGACTACACCGTGGAGCATGTGGCAGCGAACGGCTGCAGCGCGATGAGCGCGCCGGTCACCATCGTCACCGTAGGCATGGAGGACCGCGCAGCAAGCGGTGGATTCGCGGCCTGGCCTTCGCCCACCACGGGTGCCATCACCGTGCAGGTCCCGGGTTCACCCGGCGGGGCAGCAACGGTGGAGCTCTACGACGCCGATGGGCGCCTGCGCGTGCGGGAGGGCTTCACGGGCACCGCGCAGATGCTGGTGGAGGCCACTTCGCTCCCTGCCGGCGCATACACCCTTGTGGTGACCCGTGGCGACGCGCGTTGGACCTCGCGCATCGTGCGCTTGCCCTAG
- a CDS encoding amidohydrolase, whose product MTPARLFAPLLAAFLATACAHKDREADLVVHNAVIHALDEAGSVHQAMAVKDGRIIELGPEHQIRNRYRAKEIFNAGGQHVYPGFIDGHCHFYGYGLNKQKVDLQGVGDWQEAVARIEAYAKAHPGAGWILGRGWDQNDWPVKEYPDNAALNALFPDRPVLMQRIDGHAAVVNDAALRAVGVDPANSVEGGLMVKRDGRFTGVLIDNAVNVFQPIMEQADEAIKRAALLDAQRDCFSLGLTMVCDAGLDPGTIRLIQRMQEEGALKMRVYAMVSDSAPWLEAFARSGPILTDRLAVRSVKVYADGALGSRGALLKEPYHDQPGHHGLQLASRDHFLHVARWCKEHGFQMNTHCIGDSANKLLLDVYAEVLGGTNDLRWRIEHAQVVSAADRPLFARYSIIPSVQPTHATSDGPWAIERLGPQRIADAYAYEDLRRTMGLLALGTDFPVEGIDPLQTFRSAVLRQGADGWPEGGYRTEQALSRLDALRGMTIWNAIAAMQEGDLGTLEVGKRADITVVNADLERAPADALRLARVTATFVDGERVH is encoded by the coding sequence ATGACCCCTGCACGGCTCTTCGCCCCCTTGCTCGCTGCATTCCTCGCCACCGCCTGCGCGCACAAGGACCGTGAGGCCGACCTCGTGGTGCACAACGCGGTCATCCATGCGCTCGACGAGGCCGGAAGCGTGCACCAGGCCATGGCCGTGAAGGACGGGCGCATCATCGAGCTCGGTCCGGAGCACCAGATCCGCAACCGCTACCGCGCCAAGGAGATCTTCAATGCAGGGGGGCAGCATGTCTATCCCGGATTCATCGATGGGCATTGCCACTTCTATGGCTACGGCCTCAACAAGCAGAAGGTGGACCTCCAGGGGGTGGGCGATTGGCAGGAGGCCGTGGCGCGGATCGAGGCCTATGCGAAAGCCCATCCCGGAGCGGGATGGATCCTGGGCCGCGGCTGGGACCAGAACGACTGGCCGGTGAAGGAGTACCCGGACAACGCCGCGTTGAACGCGCTCTTCCCCGACAGGCCCGTGCTCATGCAGCGCATCGATGGCCACGCCGCCGTGGTGAACGATGCGGCCCTGCGCGCCGTGGGCGTCGACCCGGCGAATAGCGTGGAGGGAGGGTTGATGGTGAAGCGCGACGGCCGATTCACCGGCGTGCTCATCGACAATGCGGTGAACGTGTTCCAGCCCATCATGGAACAGGCCGATGAGGCCATCAAGCGCGCGGCGCTGCTCGATGCCCAGCGCGATTGCTTCAGCCTCGGCCTGACCATGGTTTGTGATGCGGGCCTCGATCCCGGCACGATCCGCCTGATCCAGCGCATGCAGGAGGAGGGCGCGCTGAAGATGCGCGTCTACGCCATGGTCTCCGATTCGGCCCCGTGGCTTGAGGCGTTCGCGCGCAGCGGGCCGATCCTCACCGACCGCCTTGCCGTGCGCAGCGTGAAGGTGTATGCCGATGGCGCCCTGGGCTCGCGCGGCGCCCTGCTCAAGGAGCCCTACCATGACCAGCCCGGCCACCATGGCCTGCAGCTGGCCTCCCGCGACCACTTCCTGCACGTGGCCCGGTGGTGCAAGGAGCATGGCTTCCAGATGAACACGCACTGCATCGGCGACAGCGCCAACAAGCTGCTCCTCGATGTGTACGCCGAGGTGCTGGGCGGCACCAACGACCTGCGCTGGCGAATCGAGCATGCCCAGGTGGTGAGCGCGGCCGACCGTCCGCTCTTCGCCCGCTACAGCATCATCCCCAGCGTTCAGCCCACGCACGCCACCAGCGACGGCCCCTGGGCCATCGAGCGACTCGGGCCTCAGCGCATCGCTGATGCCTACGCCTACGAGGACCTCCGCAGGACGATGGGGCTGCTGGCGCTAGGCACCGATTTCCCGGTGGAGGGCATCGATCCGCTGCAGACATTCCGCAGCGCGGTGCTGCGCCAGGGCGCCGATGGCTGGCCGGAGGGCGGCTACCGCACCGAGCAGGCGCTCTCGCGGCTGGATGCGTTGCGCGGCATGACCATCTGGAATGCGATCGCTGCCATGCAGGAGGGCGATCTGGGCACCCTGGAGGTCGGCAAACGGGCCGACATCACCGTGGTGAATGCCGACCTGGAGCGGGCCCCAGCGGATGCGCTGCGCTTGGCCAGGGTGACGGCCACCTTCGTGGATGGCGAGCGCGTGCATTGA
- a CDS encoding DNA alkylation repair protein, with protein sequence MHPWIAPLHGAFARHANPVDALPMEAYMKGIAPFFGIKAPARRAILKAHIAKLGPPPLGELPAIVRSAFDCPQRELHQTAVDLLMRDAKRLGLEHLPLVEELVTTKSWWDTVDGLAIHVAGAILKRHPEARAEWCARWAASDNRWLIRTAIIFQNRWKGGTDQALLFRCIGRHAAHPDFFIRKAIGWALRELAATDPDAVRRFVAHHRLSALSVREALKHL encoded by the coding sequence ATGCATCCCTGGATCGCTCCCCTGCACGGCGCGTTCGCCCGCCACGCGAATCCGGTCGACGCCCTGCCGATGGAGGCCTACATGAAGGGCATCGCCCCCTTCTTCGGCATCAAGGCCCCGGCACGCCGGGCAATCCTGAAGGCGCATATCGCCAAGCTGGGCCCTCCGCCGCTGGGTGAGCTGCCGGCCATCGTCCGCTCGGCCTTCGACTGCCCGCAGCGCGAGCTGCATCAGACCGCCGTTGACCTGCTGATGCGCGATGCCAAGCGCCTCGGCTTGGAGCACCTGCCGCTGGTGGAGGAGCTGGTGACCACCAAGAGCTGGTGGGACACGGTGGATGGGCTCGCGATCCATGTGGCGGGCGCCATCCTCAAGCGGCATCCGGAGGCGCGCGCGGAATGGTGCGCGCGCTGGGCCGCGAGCGACAACCGGTGGCTCATCCGCACGGCCATCATCTTCCAGAACCGCTGGAAGGGCGGAACGGACCAGGCGCTGCTCTTCAGATGCATCGGCCGCCATGCCGCCCACCCGGACTTCTTCATCCGCAAAGCCATCGGGTGGGCGCTCCGCGAACTGGCGGCCACCGACCCGGATGCGGTGCGCCGGTTCGTGGCGCACCACCGGCTCTCGGCCCTGAGCGTCCGCGAGGCGCTCAAGCACCTGTGA
- a CDS encoding heme-binding protein: MRKLMYIVIGAVVLFAGLQAWTVAGTKRTPQQPYTVLRTIGALEVRHYPAALAAETVRPGGTYKQVANPSFRTLAGYIFGGNADGASIAMTAPVHMQLDPDSARMRFIMPEGLSMDSLPAPNDRAVQLRNVPEEVVAVLRFGGFADEARITGMTGELLRSTAAAGLVPIGPARFLGYDPPWQLVARRNEVAVPVSWP; this comes from the coding sequence ATGCGCAAGCTCATGTACATCGTCATCGGTGCCGTGGTCCTCTTCGCCGGCCTGCAGGCCTGGACCGTGGCCGGCACCAAGCGCACGCCGCAGCAGCCCTACACCGTGCTGCGGACCATCGGAGCGCTGGAAGTGAGGCATTACCCCGCCGCCTTGGCGGCAGAGACGGTAAGGCCGGGCGGCACCTACAAGCAGGTCGCCAATCCCTCCTTCCGCACCTTGGCGGGTTACATCTTCGGCGGCAATGCGGACGGCGCGAGCATCGCGATGACGGCCCCGGTGCACATGCAGCTGGATCCCGACAGCGCCCGCATGCGCTTCATCATGCCCGAAGGCCTCAGCATGGACAGTCTGCCGGCACCCAATGACCGGGCCGTGCAGCTGCGGAACGTCCCTGAGGAGGTGGTGGCCGTGCTCCGTTTCGGCGGCTTCGCCGATGAGGCGCGGATCACTGGGATGACCGGGGAGCTGCTCAGGTCCACGGCGGCCGCCGGCCTCGTGCCGATCGGCCCGGCCCGTTTCCTGGGCTACGATCCGCCCTGGCAGCTGGTGGCACGGCGCAACGAGGTGGCGGTGCCGGTCAGTTGGCCGTGA
- a CDS encoding potassium channel family protein, which translates to MGRRWENVVAIWDNAYELDAGLEKALRLMLAASQFLFPGAYIKHLFWRRGALVQDLAIECYVLLKTAFPLAVLWQGWWSHAAVLWAVVWLMTETLLYIPTMIFASDALPSPRSYRRSKLPIFINYMEVVFGFAVIHMAGNHFNQPMAAWTDAVYLSFVITSTIGFGEYYPVTGLGKLVVSIQSLFYLSYIALFISVFNQTVGRGYFGRAEQ; encoded by the coding sequence TTGGGGCGGCGCTGGGAGAACGTAGTGGCCATCTGGGACAATGCCTATGAACTGGATGCGGGCCTGGAGAAAGCCTTGCGGCTCATGCTGGCGGCATCGCAGTTCCTGTTCCCCGGCGCCTACATCAAGCACCTCTTCTGGCGGAGAGGGGCCTTGGTGCAGGACCTGGCCATCGAGTGCTATGTGCTGCTGAAGACCGCTTTCCCGCTGGCGGTCCTTTGGCAGGGCTGGTGGTCGCATGCGGCGGTCCTGTGGGCGGTGGTCTGGCTGATGACGGAGACCCTCCTCTACATCCCCACCATGATCTTCGCCTCCGATGCGTTGCCCTCCCCGCGGTCCTACCGGCGTTCCAAGCTGCCCATCTTCATCAACTACATGGAGGTGGTCTTCGGCTTCGCTGTGATCCATATGGCCGGCAATCACTTCAATCAGCCGATGGCCGCATGGACCGATGCGGTCTACCTGAGCTTCGTCATTACCAGTACCATCGGCTTCGGCGAGTACTATCCGGTCACAGGCCTGGGCAAGCTGGTGGTGTCCATCCAATCGTTGTTCTACCTGAGCTACATCGCGCTGTTCATCAGCGTGTTCAATCAGACGGTCGGCCGGGGCTACTTCGGCCGGGCCGAGCAATAG
- a CDS encoding T9SS type A sorting domain-containing protein, which yields MIRSLLLTACLLTLGSSLAQYCSPTFANGCFNWRNLAVTLGTINWTAGSDCYVSDFTALSTAVTPGVPEPMTVTSGNWTGCAVWIDLNDDLAFSADENLYHAYVGGDPGYTYSFNLTVPESAPAGSHRMRVIAGWGSDGFTEGSANGFGSCGTFQYGNFNDFTVVVTGSSGMAAAHALPLKVAPNPATDRLDVRLPDGSRAVRAHLVAADGRSVRQLLSTPSDGRLAIDLTGVARGAYLLQVETDRGVHTARVTKD from the coding sequence ATGATCCGATCCTTGCTGCTGACTGCCTGCCTGTTGACCTTGGGCAGCAGCCTTGCCCAGTACTGCTCCCCGACCTTCGCCAATGGGTGCTTCAACTGGCGCAACCTGGCCGTGACCCTGGGCACCATCAACTGGACCGCGGGCAGCGACTGCTACGTGAGCGACTTCACCGCGTTGAGCACAGCTGTCACCCCCGGCGTGCCCGAGCCCATGACCGTCACCAGCGGCAATTGGACCGGTTGCGCGGTGTGGATCGACCTGAACGACGACCTGGCCTTCTCCGCCGATGAGAACCTCTACCACGCCTACGTTGGCGGGGACCCCGGCTATACCTACAGCTTCAACCTCACCGTGCCTGAATCCGCCCCGGCAGGCAGCCACCGCATGCGGGTGATCGCCGGCTGGGGGAGCGACGGCTTCACTGAGGGGAGCGCGAACGGCTTCGGCTCCTGCGGCACCTTCCAGTACGGCAACTTCAATGACTTCACCGTGGTGGTAACGGGCTCTTCGGGCATGGCCGCCGCGCACGCCCTGCCCTTGAAGGTGGCGCCCAACCCGGCCACGGACCGCCTCGATGTGCGGCTCCCCGACGGCAGCCGCGCGGTGCGCGCGCACCTGGTGGCGGCAGATGGCCGAAGCGTGCGTCAGCTCCTGTCAACGCCGTCTGACGGGCGGCTGGCAATCGATCTCACCGGCGTGGCGCGCGGCGCATACCTGCTTCAAGTGGAAACGGACCGTGGGGTGCACACGGCCCGCGTGACGAAGGACTGA
- a CDS encoding TIGR00730 family Rossman fold protein, whose translation MLHIAVFCGASTGHDAVYMESARTVGRTLAQRGMGIVYGGGHVGLMGAVADAAMEAGGEVVGVIPGFMAGRELAHDRVTELITVTDMHERKMVMHRRSQAVIALPGGFGTMDELFELLTWRQLGLHAKPMGLLNVNGFYDGLLQQMHRMERDGFLHGATRVIAASDVDVLVNALLANLVRVGPDG comes from the coding sequence ATGCTCCACATCGCTGTCTTCTGCGGGGCCAGCACCGGCCATGATGCCGTGTACATGGAATCTGCGCGCACCGTGGGCCGCACCTTGGCCCAGCGCGGCATGGGCATCGTATATGGAGGAGGGCACGTGGGCCTGATGGGAGCGGTGGCCGATGCGGCAATGGAGGCCGGCGGCGAGGTGGTGGGCGTCATTCCCGGCTTCATGGCCGGGCGTGAGCTGGCGCACGACCGCGTGACCGAGCTGATCACCGTGACCGACATGCACGAGCGGAAGATGGTGATGCACCGCCGCAGCCAGGCGGTGATCGCCCTGCCCGGCGGTTTCGGCACCATGGATGAGCTCTTCGAGCTGCTCACGTGGCGGCAGCTGGGCCTGCACGCCAAGCCTATGGGGCTGCTCAACGTGAACGGCTTCTACGATGGGCTCCTGCAGCAGATGCACCGCATGGAGCGGGATGGCTTCCTGCACGGCGCCACCCGGGTCATCGCCGCCAGCGATGTGGATGTGCTGGTGAACGCCTTGCTGGCGAACCTCGTGCGGGTGGGGCCGGACGGCTGA